GCCGGCTGATCGTAAGGATCGATGCCGTACAGCTTGCCCATGATGGGAATCACCGCTTCGTACAGGTAGAGGAACTGGCCCACGGTATGCTCGTTCACGCGCGGAAAATGAACGCTGAGCGACGGTCGCTGGCTGGCGAGCAAGGCGAGTTCGGTCGCGTTCTTCTCCGCATTGAGGAGCCCGCCAAGCGTCCCTTTCTCGCTGCGGCCGAGGTACTGCATGGCCTCGATGCCGTCGAAAGCCTTGGGAATGCGTGGATCGTTGGGGAAGCTGTCCACCTGCAAGAACGTGAAGACCTTGTCGTTGGGTCCTTCGCGATAGAGCTGAACCTGGGAATGCTGGTCGGTTGCCCCGAGGGCCTTGATCGGCGTCGG
The Phycisphaerae bacterium DNA segment above includes these coding regions:
- a CDS encoding glucose-6-phosphate isomerase (catalyzes the formation of D-fructose 6-phosphate from D-glucose 6-phosphate), producing the protein NIAARIAMIHYLYEQRGKPMHVMMSYSQQLKDLADWYRQLYAESLGKIRPNDGKCVGPTPIKALGATDQHSQVQLYREGPNDKVFTFLQVDSFPNDPRIPKAFDGIEAMQYLGRSEKGTLGGLLNAEKNATELALLASQRPSLSVHFPRVNEHTVGQFLYLYEAVIPIMGKLYGIDPYDQPAVELGKRLTFHFMGRKGYEEPPKEIGK